One Campylobacterota bacterium DNA segment encodes these proteins:
- a CDS encoding ankyrin repeat domain-containing protein, giving the protein MEQWIELLKANNYLGVKQYLKNGANPNDEEENGESVICFAMRYHCDEEIIALLADSGADLFHTDHEGVSVFDVAVTYNNIGLIERLIREGFDVNRPTRNSGFTPLMGAVCYGRTEIIRKLLEMGVDVSARDRHGLSALDFARKMHKKSILALLEGGLNGTD; this is encoded by the coding sequence ATGGAACAGTGGATCGAACTTTTAAAGGCCAACAATTATCTCGGGGTCAAACAGTATCTCAAAAACGGCGCCAATCCCAACGATGAGGAAGAAAACGGGGAATCGGTGATCTGTTTTGCGATGCGGTACCACTGCGACGAAGAGATCATCGCACTGCTGGCGGACAGCGGGGCCGATCTGTTTCATACCGATCACGAAGGGGTGAGCGTCTTCGACGTTGCGGTCACCTACAACAATATTGGGTTGATCGAACGGCTGATTCGCGAGGGATTCGACGTGAACCGTCCGACCCGTAACAGCGGCTTTACCCCGTTGATGGGAGCGGTGTGTTACGGACGCACCGAGATCATCCGCAAGTTGCTGGAGATGGGCGTAGACGTCAGCGCGCGTGACCGTCACGGGCTGAGTGCGCTCGATTTTGCCCGTAAAATGCATAAAAAATCGATTTTAGCCCTATTGGAAGGAGGCTTGAATGGAACAGATTAA
- the htpX gene encoding zinc metalloprotease HtpX, translated as MEQIKTFLLLGSLSVLLVFVGGYLGGQGGMLIALLIAGGMNFYAYYFSDTMILKHYHAQEVDPREAPMLYRVVERLVERSEMPMPKVYIIHDRIPNAFATGRNPQNAAVAITTGLLELLNEDEIEGVMAHELSHVAHRDILVATIAATIAGAVAFIANMLQFGAMFGGRDNRGGNPILMLVMAILLPIAATVIQMTISRSREFMADEGAARLTGHPEWLQSALVKLSNYNARGEVHGATPENAHMFIISPFDGKNFSFANLFRTHPTTDQRLERLEKLKSEILRHESGRNKLYERHYV; from the coding sequence ATGGAACAGATTAAGACTTTTTTGCTTCTGGGAAGCCTGAGCGTTCTGCTGGTATTCGTCGGCGGATATCTCGGAGGGCAGGGAGGCATGCTGATTGCCTTGCTGATCGCCGGAGGTATGAATTTTTACGCCTATTATTTTTCCGATACGATGATTCTCAAGCATTACCATGCCCAAGAAGTGGATCCAAGAGAAGCACCGATGCTTTACCGCGTCGTGGAGCGGCTGGTCGAACGCTCCGAGATGCCGATGCCCAAAGTCTATATCATCCATGACCGTATTCCCAACGCTTTTGCCACCGGCAGAAATCCGCAAAATGCGGCAGTGGCGATCACGACGGGGCTGTTGGAGCTGCTGAACGAAGACGAGATCGAAGGGGTGATGGCGCATGAACTTTCGCATGTCGCCCACCGTGATATCCTGGTTGCGACGATCGCGGCGACGATCGCCGGAGCCGTTGCGTTTATCGCCAACATGCTGCAGTTTGGCGCCATGTTCGGCGGCCGCGACAACCGAGGGGGAAACCCGATCCTCATGCTGGTAATGGCAATTTTACTTCCGATCGCGGCGACGGTGATCCAGATGACGATCAGCCGCTCGCGCGAGTTCATGGCCGACGAAGGAGCCGCACGGCTGACGGGACACCCCGAATGGCTCCAGAGCGCGCTCGTAAAACTCTCGAATTACAATGCGCGGGGGGAAGTCCACGGCGCGACTCCGGAGAATGCCCACATGTTTATCATCAGTCCCTTCGACGGAAAAAATTTTTCATTCGCGAACCTGTTTCGCACCCACCCTACAACCGATCAACGGCTTGAAAGACTCGAAAAGCTCAAGTCGGAAATCTTGCGCCACGAAAGCGGGCGCAACAAACTCTACGAACGCCATTACGTCTGA